One Cervus canadensis isolate Bull #8, Minnesota chromosome 1, ASM1932006v1, whole genome shotgun sequence genomic window carries:
- the LOC122438496 gene encoding uncharacterized protein LOC122438496 — protein MAPGRDQITGHRLLTKPDSCLLSHSVGAGRAWKRARVLLPHQPSSPSTEGWTTSRGVLGECRCPDIRSQRRGRRKRGSAETRRTALRNSPRGRRPADLLTQSSLGRPPPGEPRPADCSSQPGKERWTDRWDAW, from the exons ATGGCCCCAGGGCGAGATCAGATCACCGGCCACAGGTTGTTGACAAAGCCTGattcctgcctcctctcccactCGGTGGGGGCAGGGCGGGCCTGGAAGAGGGCCAGGGTGCTATTGCCCCACCAACCCTCATCCCCCAGCACAGAAGGGTGGACAACATCCCGAGGGGTCCTCGGAGAATGCAGGTGCCCAGACATCAGGAGTCA GAGGAGAGGACGGAGGAAGCGAGGAAGCGCCGAGACACGCCGAACTGCCCTCCGG AACTCTCCCCGAGGACGCCGCCCCGCAGACCTTCTCACTCAGAGCTCACTGGGCAGACCCCCGCCCGGGGAACCCCGGCCGGCCGATTGCAGCTCCCAGCCGGGAAAGGAGCGGTGGACGGACAGGTGGGATGCGTGGTAG